ATCTTTGCCTAATGCTATTGTTTTCAAATCGTATAAGCCAAGCAGTGAGAATATGAAACCGTTAAGTACAAAAGAAGAAGGTGTCGTGGGATACTCTTCATACCAAATGTATTTACCAAGAAAAGAAGCAGCCACTCCGCCTTTCGCAGAAGACAATCTGAAAGGTCGTAGGCCTCTGATAGCTGCCTGCAAATATCTTTTCTCGCCAGAATGGTAATAAGCTCTGGATAATACTGAGATGGCGTGCCCTTGACCCATGCTGGAGTACCTgaaattcgttaaatttacaaattttctaatGAATTCGTCAGGTAATTGGCCGGTTTAGATATTTTCGCAAACGTcaaattattgtgcaattAACATTGaattgtgtttctttttttttaggtcTAATCAGTTCAATTAAGGAAACCCTACCATCCAGGTTCCAGGGTCGCCATTCCAGTAGCAACTTTTCGTCTAACGGGATTGGGCCAACCCCCTGAAGTCACATTTTGATTAGCAGCAAGCCAACGAGCAGCGTCATAAAATTGTTCCATATGTTCACTGGTCGAGAGTGTCACATTGTCAATCATTCCAGAACCATAAAGTATTATTTTGATGGCCTGAAAATCACACACCAAAATGTGTTTAGGAGGTTCAAGTAAGACGTTAAGGATGTACAACCGTGtaggtcaaaatcgtgctaggctaatgaaaattatacgaattGTTTTCACTTCTATTTTAAAcacttgtgtaaaaatttaaagcGATTGTCTGAACTATACCAGAGTTATtacacttttaatttttaacgattttacaTTGAGCCTGACAGTTTCCTATAAGAATCAATGTAAAATCgcaagaaatttgaaataaaataactctGGTATAGTTCAGACAATCGCttacaaattttacacagATGTTCAAAATGAAAGTGAGGACAGCTTGTATAATTTTGATTGACCTGGCACAATTTTTACCTACGTGTCTGTACACCCTTAACTTCGTGCTTATTGATGGTTCCTTGGATCTAGTTTTTTAAATCCACGACTTTGGCTAAGGTTTCTACCAGATGCCTCACAATCAGTGTTATTGTAGTCCTTGTTGATTAGATTTTTCAACCAGGCAATCTTAGCTTCTGTTACAGATGTttaattagaaataacaaattcTAGGGTTGGAATATCAGCAGGAGGAATGGAGGAATATTTCAGACTTGGAAAATCGGTTACCTTCAGCTTCGACCGTGACAATTTCTTCTTTGTCTTGTCATTCAAATTAAGCCCTTTCTGCAAATCAACTACTAGATCTCTAGTGAGATGCTTCCAACGGTTGTTGGACAAACCAATTCCATAATAAATATGATTGTCTCTAGTGTGCATAACTAAGTTTCTTGTTGTATAGTGCAGATAATACACATCCTTTTTTTCCCTAGATTGAAGTACAACGGTGACGCTGCCATTGTCCTTAGTGCACAAGTCCAATTTCAGTACCAGGTCAAGCACGTGATCAAACTTCAGTGATATACCAGAGCTGCTAGTTTCTGGAGTGGCATATTTCATAACATGACTGTTGACCAGTTTATCATATTGTCTCGAAACCACCGACCCCTGAGGAACCGTCCAAGTTTGTTGAGTCTTATCGGAATcctcaattgtttttttatgtGGTTCTGGCTCGGTCAGGTTCTTACTGTAATGGGAAAGCCCGAACTGGGCAATCTGTGTTGGATAATAGTAACCCTGACTTTCCCATTGAGTGGAAATTGGCACTCCATCACTTCCGCTCACACACTTTACTCTTTCTCGAACCTCAACATTGTAATTCTCAAAGTACATAAACACCCCTCGCGGGTCGTATTTACCCTTTGGACTCACTAGCTTAGAGTAGCTGTGAGACCACTCGAATCTCTGTAGACCGTCATATGTTGCAAGCTTTCCAtatatctgaaaataattcaagtgTTTCAGTGATTTAGCTTCAGGTGAACTGGTGAGAAGGAAAATGGATTAAGTTGACTTTCAAGGCAGGAGATTCTACTCATACAATTTTGGACTACACCTGGCTACATTTCCTGCCATTCCTTAATCAGTCTATAGTCCAATTGTTCTCACCTCAAAGTACTTATGGATGAATGAGAATGGCAAGTAAACTTCATCCCCTTCTTTTCGACACCCAATAGAATATTCGCCGTTGATATAACAGTCGATTTCTTCATTTCCTGGGAGTTCATTACTAGCCCGATCAAGTACACTGTGCTATGTagatacaaaaattttgtatgaCGTACCAGACTaaggagaaaattttgtcaatttttttcattacgcGATGATCAGTCTACTCACTTTGTACTGCAGGGTTGATTTCcaatctgaattttttaacccGCAGTAGTACCACAAGGTCAATAAAGAGCTGCAAACAGAGGCAACGAGGACAAGCAGCAATGTCTTCAAGTTGACTCTCATCATCATGTACAACCTGGACGAAGACAAAAATCTAAGTCGTTACTACTTTGAATTTCCCATTTAGAACAGATGAGGTCATGAATAACAGGAAAATACTAGTAGTCATAGTTTGTGATAAACAGTTATAACTCATCATTACAACATCACTTGATCTTCTCAGAAATTGAAGATACGATAAGGTTTGAAGtcaatttttctgattttagCACGTATGATGAGGCCAAATATGATGTCATGCGTTAGTAATGAAACTGAGGTTTTAGCCTGAACCTCTTGGCCTGAAGTTAGCTCTAACTTGAAACATTGATGATATCATACTTTGTCTGTCTACATCTGATGCAATGCAAAGAGTGATTGATGAGCGGCAAATTTGTGCAGCGTGAATTATGAAATGGAAAAGCAGGACGATAACCAGTTGGatgttttttggttttttttttcagggttgtaaatattgtgtgaaaaaaatgaaactatttCATTCGAGGCCTGACTTACATGACATATGTTTTATATTTACTCCGTTCCTCCTACGAAGTGAGTAGTAGCTCATCAATGAGCTTCATTGAAATGTGGCTGTACTCAATTTGAGGTAGGCATTTTATCGGGGTTTAAACTGGTTAAAACATCGGCGAGTAGGTTTACCGTGGTATATCTGAATTACATTTTGTTGTAGAGAATGATTGTACGGTCGATCGTTTCAACAAATAGTGGCCAGGAATAGCCCTCTGAATTGATGATCGTGTAAACGGATGGACTTCTTTACTGCTTGTTTGGactgacagctgtcaaagatCATTTCCTGTATATGTGTATTTTCCGTAGATTCTTTGGTGGACCACAGATAACGAGTGTTCTCCCGTGATTCCACGAATAACTTCCACCCACTCTCGCCACTGCCtataaataacgaaaacaATGCAGATCTGATCCGAATATCAACGTGGACTTTGGCGCCCGCTGTAGTGTGCAAAGTCAAATAGATTGAGCAAACTCCACCTTTGCCCGGTTATCAGGTTGgtttcaacaaatttgaaatcttgCTCCGACGGCAACAGCCAGGAGCTGTTGTAGTTTTTCGAATGAAGCGAGGAGCGAAAATGCTGCTCGGATTTTTGTTTATGCATTGCATGACTAagcggaaataaaaaaaacttcaaataaGCACGGTCAGTGTGCATAATAAATGCTAAAACATAAtcggaataatttcaatcgGTAAGACAGGGCATGTAAGGCATTACCTTAAAAATCTATCGAGTAACctagaagaaataaaacaaaaagctCGGCAAGTTTTCGATAATTCGCAAAATGTGACATAACGACGGACATGATTTGgctagaaaatatatttcattcgcATATTCAATGTTATCCCACTCAGCTTCAcggatttcacaaaatttgatttattggCAAACAAAATTTGTCATCCCTGCCGGTTGAACAAACAACCGGCGTGGTGTTGCCAGATTAAAAGAATTCCCGCTAAATTTAGGAGGAGGAATTGGAAACTTCCGGAGGCAAGATGGGCGAGAAAGTATGTACGAAAGTATGTTTTTTCAGGAAGAATTTGGgcaattttctgatttttacttgatatatttgttatttttccgTGAGACAAGTACGGTGAGCGAAAAGGCGACCACTTGAGAGAGTTTTGAGATTCAATCGGTAAGGCAAATGCCATAACTGCTGGTAGGGTAGAACATTTTAGATATATAGACAGCTCATTCTGAAAGATGGATTTTATTTCTACATGCCAATTATGTACGTCAAACTGTACAAACTTGAATTGAAGTCGCATTTTGTCAGTCGAAAAGTTCAGGAGAAAATTTaggaggattttttttttgtgggtTAGGAGAATCTGGGAGGATTTCACAGTTACCTTAGGAGACTTGTGCGACAGCGATTTGGCAACACTGTTGAGTGGCGGCTGGGTTCTTATCAATCAGCTTCTCTGTCTATTCACTCCTTTCGTACCCGCGTGggtatatctatgtatagaCTATCTGCTCGGTGGCTGGCATGGTGTGCGTAAATGCATTCGGTCAGTTAACATCAGTGTGCGTTCGATTGAGGCGAGGAACGGTGTTTTTTGTTGCAGCATCAGACGGGCGACAGTAGCAAGTAGCGTTACTGCTTTTATGGGCACTTAATACTAGCTCCTGTTAGTTTTATAATGCAGAAATACTTCATATCCACACTGTTAATCCTCTCGATATCACGCGATGTCTTCGGGTTTAATTTGGAGTACCGAATACCTGTTATCAAACGAGGCTCGGCAGGATCATATTTTGGTTACTCTGTAGCCGAACACCAAGACGTTTCCGATGATGATTCCCAAAAATCCACAAGTTGGTAAGTCCCAGATATTCGGCGTAACTCTTCGCAATAGATTAAATTCCTCCTGttattttatcaatatattttaccCCCGTTTTCAGTTATCCGAAAcccaataatttatttatcgttatCATCTTTCTCACATGTTATCACCTCTTGTGTATTCTGATATTCAAATAACGACTTTCAGTTATgtcattcaaaaatttgtgaattattGCTAAACTGATTTTGTCACACTTTTTTACTCTGCGGATCTTTTTAACCAAGCCTTGAGAATATACGACAAGCTTAATAGTCAGCATTTTTTAGATTGTATCGACTCTTATTTCCTAGATGATAGCGAGTCACGTTTCTTACATTTACTTACTCGCTCATTCCTTTTGTTAAACGGTCACATCAGTACCTCATTCCAATTCACTTTTTCCATATTTAATCAAGCATGATAAACAAAcatgtttgtaaatttttatgccaatttaaatgtttaaattcaatttttcttaccTGTGACATAGGATGCTGGTTGGCGCTCCTTTGGATCAAAATCGTCAGCCTGGAACGAACAGATCTGGAGCTCTGTGGAAATGTCCGCTTACCACGAATACTTTGGATTGTGAACAAGTTGTTACTGATGGAAGAACCGGTAATTTAATATAAGATAATTGATAATCGTACAAATCTTCGTTAGTTCTCATTTACTATCATCTATCAAACAACTTTCTCTGTAATCTTTTATGTTGGTACTATTatttgtgaataatttatGTTACAATTATGTTTTGGTCAACCCGGCAGCAGCAGGAATTCGAAGTACTTCAAGTAAGTTAACAAATGGAGTTCTAAGGAAATGAGACACTAGTAAGGAACATTTGATTgccaatgaaatatttttatctttatttacttaaaaatttttttggataattcatgtttgcagaaatttttcttcgtttttctttttattttttacctcattTTGCACGCCAATGTTCGCCGATGAAATGAAGCATGTTCGAGAACCTTGAAGAAGACTTTGGCAAGTGAATTTTTCCAGGGTTTATAggttatttaattattgtttcgGATCAACGACGCGATACCTGAAATGGTATTGTAATCAAATTACAGGTTGTTGGTtcagaatttcattttcttatttatagCTGGGAGACGACCAAAAGGGCCTAGTTTTACTGTGtcttacattttcatttatattcggTCAATATCTCCAATTCTTTATCTCTTTGCTTCGTTTTTACTCTTTGTTTCATTTAATATTGTGGTGTAGAAATTGCGGTAATAAACATAACAACTAACTACAGAAGTTAGTCTTGCAGCTCTCATGGTGCTGAATATATGTGATTAGAATGATACCTTATCGTCTAtctttaataattatacagctTTATTATAATCAATGTGATCTAACATCTCGATACAGTAGAATTTCATATGGAAAAATTACGTCATCATATTCATTAGCCATTTTGTCTGACCCTAATGTTTGACGCATGTTCGATGCgctaatcaataattatattgcaAAATCAGAATGCTTTGTGAACATCTCATTT
This is a stretch of genomic DNA from Neodiprion fabricii isolate iyNeoFabr1 chromosome 2, iyNeoFabr1.1, whole genome shotgun sequence. It encodes these proteins:
- the LOC124176075 gene encoding D-glucuronyl C5-epimerase B; the encoded protein is MLYMMMRVNLKTLLLVLVASVCSSLLTLWYYCGLKNSDWKSTLQYKHSVLDRASNELPGNEEIDCYINGEYSIGCRKEGDEVYLPFSFIHKYFEIYGKLATYDGLQRFEWSHSYSKLVSPKGKYDPRGVFMYFENYNVEVRERVKCVSGSDGVPISTQWESQGYYYPTQIAQFGLSHYSKNLTEPEPHKKTIEDSDKTQQTWTVPQGSVVSRQYDKLVNSHVMKYATPETSSSGISLKFDHVLDLVLKLDLCTKDNGSVTVVLQSREKKDVYYLHYTTRNLVMHTRDNHIYYGIGLSNNRWKHLTRDLVVDLQKGLNLNDKTKKKLSRSKLKAIKIILYGSGMIDNVTLSTSEHMEQFYDAARWLAANQNVTSGGWPNPVRRKVATGMATLEPGWYSSMGQGHAISVLSRAYYHSGEKRYLQAAIRGLRPFRLSSAKGGVAASFLGKYIWYEEYPTTPSSFVLNGFIFSLLGLYDLKTIALGKDADEASALFDQGMASLKSMLTLYDMGSRTTYDLRHFTLRTAPNLARWDYHAIHVNQLLLLSTIDNDPIFTTTAERWIGYMNGKRAAHN